The bacterium region ATGCCGACGCCGACGGTATCGAAGACTCCCTCGACAACTGCCCCTCCTCCTTCAATCCCAGCCAGACCGACAGCGACGCCAACGGAATCGGAGAAATCTGCGAGTCGGTGGAAGCCTTCGACGGCGTGATCGAATGTCCTTTTCCGGCCTGCGCCTCCAACGACGATTGCTTGGATTTCCTGGCCGAAAGCTGTCCCGAAGACAACATCGAGCTGAGCATGCTGGGAGCGACCCTTGATTGCTGCGATCAAGCCTGTGTCGTCATGCCCAACCCGGAAGAGGGAATTTGCCCGGCGGGCTCCTGCCCGGCTCCCTTCCTGCATTGCACCGGCGACGAGGAATGCCAGGATGCCGGCTTCGATGTCTGTTTCGAAGGCTGTTGCTTCGGTGGCGAGGAAGAGCCCGAACC contains the following coding sequences:
- a CDS encoding thrombospondin type 3 repeat-containing protein produces the protein MGLVLLLGTAAFPLLLAGITQGSDGAQLSGGGCGNRAAPAQNDADADGIEDSLDNCPSSFNPSQTDSDANGIGEICESVEAFDGVIECPFPACASNDDCLDFLAESCPEDNIELSMLGATLDCCDQACVVMPNPEEGICPAGSCPAPFLHCTGDEECQDAGFDVCFEGCCFGGEEEPEP